A single region of the Salvia miltiorrhiza cultivar Shanhuang (shh) chromosome 8, IMPLAD_Smil_shh, whole genome shotgun sequence genome encodes:
- the LOC130998710 gene encoding cytochrome P450 71A1-like — translation MKKPSLMKKVQAEIRQLAGKKEMIDEEDIEKLPYLRAVVKETMRLFPPGPLLLPRETTKKCSINGYEIEGGSMVFINAWAIARDPATWENADEFLPERFLSADHIDVRGQNPELIPFGFGRRGCLLGNIHK, via the coding sequence ATGAAGAAGCCTTCGTTGATGAAGAAAGTGCAAGCGGAGATAAGGCAGTTGGCCGGAAAGAAAGAGATGATCGACGAAGAAGACATAGAGAAACTCCCATATTTGAGGGCAGTTGTGAAGGAAACTATGAGATTGTTTCCACCTGGTCCACTTTTACTCCCAAGAGAGACTACCAAGAAATGCAGTATAAATGGCTATGAGATTGAAGGTGGAAGTATGGTGTTTATCAATGCTTGGGCTATTGCAAGAGACCCCGCCACGTGGGAAAATGCAGATGAGTTCTTGCCGGAGAGATTCTTGTCGGCTGATCACATCGACGTGAGAGGTCAGAATCCGGAGCTGATTCCGTTTGGATTCGGCCGGAGAGGCTGCCTGTTGggaaatatacacaaataa